Genomic window (Vibrio pomeroyi):
GAATGATAAAACGGGTACTCAAGCTGAGAGTGCAAGAGTATAGGTATAAATAACGCGAGCAATGCTAGGCGCGTGCCCTTAGCTGAACTTGCTATACGAGACATCACTAACACCGCGGCAATCAAGATGCCTATTATTGGTACTATGCCACCTTCAACACCCCAAAATAGAAACTCATTGTGCGGGTGATCCATAGAAGGAAGCCCCGGATGATAATTTGAGTTCAGTTGATGTTGGCGAGCCGTATATAGAGTGTACTCTGATTCAAATTTGCCATAGCCGTAACCAGTAAATGGCTTCTCTACCAACATATCTAACGTTTGCGGGAAAGTGTAAGCGCGAGGGCTTTCTAAGTTCGCTTTCTTGCTAGCGATACTATCTGTAGTGCTAAGGTTTATTACGGTAAACGCAACCACGATACCGACAACAACGGATGTGCACCATCCGTAGAAGCGTTTCTTGGTCGAGAATTTGTAAAGGTAAGGCAGAATACACACAAAGCCTATGAGTGCCGCTAACCACCCTGTGCGTGACGCGATGATAATCAGCAGTGGCACGGTTAACGTTGGGGTTAGGTAGAGTAAAAACGATTCGCTGATCTTGTGATTATACTTAGCGGGCTGTCTTGCTAAAAGGTAAGCAGAAATCACAAAACCAGTTGCTAAAAAACTAGCCATTACATTGGGTTGCTGGAATATTCCGTAAGGGCGATTAGCTGCTGTGTTGTAGCCAAATAAGTTACCTGGTTCTAATACAAAATATTGCATATAACCAAATAGCGCTTGTATGACGACAGCGAGTACGATGAACCACAGCATACGTTGTTTGTGTTTGTTGCTGAATTTGAACTGCTGAAGGACTACGAATAAAGCAAAACCTGCCCATAACCCAAGTAATCGACCCGAAGCCCCTTCCGGTGAAGCATTGCTGTATAGAATCGGCAATGTGAGTATCACGCAGCTTATCAGTAAGCCTATGGTTAACTTGGAATACTTGAGTACTCGATTGGTCGCTAGTTGATAAAAGCCAATGGCTAAGGTGAAGCTCAGTGCTAACCAAGTGGTAGGGTTAAAAGAGAGAGCAAGGCCAGAGCCACCGGGATTAGGCATGAAAAAATGCATGGCGAGTAAGAACACAACAGCTAATGAAGCGAGGAATGCTTTGTTGAGTGGTAACTGAGTGATCTGATTTTCTAGCTGGGTACCGCTAGTATGTATTGTTGCCATAAATCCCTAACCTTATAAAAACAGAGCTTGTTCCTTTTGAAACAAGCTCTGTTACTTTAACATTTTTCTGTCTGCTCGCAGGGCGCTATTTTACACCTAGTTTAAATTTAACATAGGCTTAAGGAAGCGAGCAGTATGTGAACCTTCGACTAGTGCCACATCTTCAGGTGTACCCTCTGCAACAATCTCACCACCGCCTTGTCCGCCTTCTGGACCTAAATCTAAGATCCAGTCAGCTGTTTTTACGACATCTAGATTGTGCTCAATGACTACAACAGTGTTGCCGTGATCACGTAGTCGATGCAGCACGGTTAATAGTTGCTGGATATCGTGGAAATGAAGACCTGTTGTTGGTTCATCGAGAATGTATAAGGTTTTGCCTGTATCTCGTTTAGACAGCTCGCGAGCTAATTTAACACGTTGTGCTTCACCGCCAGATAAGGTGGTTGCCGCTTGGCCTAAGCGAATGTAAGAAAGACCCACATCCATTAATGTTTGCAGTTTACGTGCAATCACTGGAACTGGATTAAAGAACTCACGCGCATCTTCAACAGTCATCTCAAGAACTTCGTCAATGGTTTTACCCTTGTAACGAACTTCTAGTGTTTCACGGTTGTAGCGCTTACCTTTACATACATCACACGGTACATACACATCCGGTAAGAAGTGCATTTCTACTTTGATAACACCATCGCCCTGACATGCTTCACAGCGTCCGCCACGCACGTTAAAGCTGAACCTTCCCGCTTTGTAACCGCGTGAACGTGACTCTTGTGTGCCGGCAAACAGTTCACGAATAGGAGTGAAGATTCCAGTATAGGTTGCAGGGTTTGATCTTGGTGTGCGTCCTATTGGGCTTTGATCAATATCGATTACCTTATCGAAATGCTCTAACCCTTTAATCTTTTTATGTTTTGCCGGTACTGCTGTGGTTGCACCATTAAGTTGAGTGTGAGCGACTTTGAAGAAGGTGTCGTTAATCAGTGTCGATTTACCTGAACCCGACACACCCGTAATACAACTAAATAGTCCCACAGGAATGGTTGCAGTGACATTTTTAAGGTTGTTGCCTGTCGCTCCAACGATCTCTACGACTTTCTTCTTGTCGATTGGTGTTCGTTGTTTTGGTACTTCAATCTCTTTTACGCCACTTAGATATTGGCCGGTTAAAGAGTTCGGGTTGTCGATGATGTCTTGCATGGTGCCTTCTGCCACGACATGTCCACCGTGAACCCCAGCGCCCGGGCCGATATCGATGACATGGTCAGCACAGCGAATAGCATCTTCGTCATGTTCTACAACAAGCACCGTATTGCCTAAGTCTCTCAAGTGAACCAAGGTTTGCAGTAGACGTTCATTATCACGCTGGTGGAGGCCAATTGACGGCTCATCCAATACATACATAACACCCACTAAACCAGCACCGATTTGACTTGCTAGACGAATTCGTTGTGCTTCGCCGCCAGACAGAGTTTCAGCACTGCGTGATAGATTAAGGTAGTTCAAACCAACGTTAACCAAGAAATGTAGGCGGTCATTGATCTCTTTCATCACTTTATCAGCGATCTGTCCACGCTGACCGTCTAATTTCAACTCTTGGAAAAATTGCAGTGCATCAGCAATGCTGAGCTCAACGATTTCAGGCAGTGTTGTATCGCCGATAAATACATTTCGAGCTTCTAATCTCAGGCGAGTACCGTCACAGCTTGAGCATGACTTCGTTGAGATGTATTTAGCAAGATCTTCTCGAACTGAACTTGATTCCGTATCACGGTAACGGCGCTCTAGCGTATTTAAAATACCTTCAAACGGGTGACGCTTAACGCGGATATCACCACGATCATTGATGTATTTGAATTCAACTTCAGTGCGACCGGAGCCTTTGAGAATGATCTCTTGAGTCTTCTTGGGTAGAGAGTTAAACGGCGCAAACAGATCGAAACCATAATGCTCTGACAGTGATGTTAGCATCTGAAAATAGTAGTAGTTCTTTTGATCCCAACCTTTAATCGCACCTTCAGCAATGCTTAGGTTCTCATCTAAAATCACTCGACTTGGGTCAAAATACTGTTGAACACCAAGTCCATCACACGTACCACATGCGCCTGCTGGGTTGTTGAATGAGAACAAGCGAGGCTCAAGCTCTTGCATGCTGTAACCACACTTGGGACAAGCGAAGTTTGCTGAGAACACGATCTCTTCTTGATCTGTTTCGTCCATCCAGCCAACAACTGCAATACCGCCAGATAGCTCCAGTGTTGTTTCAAACGATTCAGCCAAGCGTTGCTGTAGATCAGGGCGAACCTTAAATCGGTCAACCACCACTTCTATCGTGTGTTTCTTATGAAGTTCTAGTGCTGGTGGATCGGATAGGTCACAAGTTTCACCATCAATACGCGCGCGAATAAAACCTTGAGCGGCTAAGTTCTCAAGTGTTTTTACATGTTCGCCTTTGCGCTCTTTAACGATCGGCGCCAGTAACATCATCTTTGAGCCTGCAGGTAACTCTAGTACCTTGTCCACCATTTGGCTGATAGTTTGCGCGGCAAGAGGAATATTGTGATCTGGACAGCGAGGTTCGCCCACTCGAGCATAAAGTAGTCTCAGGTAATCATAGACTTCGGTAATGGTACCTACGGTTGAGCGAGGATTATGAGACGTCGATTTTTGCTCTATCGAGATAGCCGGAGATAAACCTTCGATGTGGTCTACATCGGGTTTTTCCATAAGAGATAGAAATTGGCGAGCGTAGGCAGACAAAGACTCAACATAGCGACGTTGCCCTTCTGCGTAGAGAGTATCAAACGCAAGTGACGACTTTCCTGAACCGGATAACCCGGTGATAACCGTGAGTTTATCACGGGGAATCGTTAGGTTAACGTCTTTGAGGTTATGCGTACGAGCGCCTCTAATTTCTATTTTATCCATCTCAACAGACCATGTAATTTTAAGTGGCTAAAGTATTACATAGAGTGAGATTTGTGCAAAGTTTTACTGGATAAAAAAACAGTAAACAAAAAAGGGCGACTCAAAGAGCCACCCTTTTAACATTTGAAACGCTATTTCTTAAATAGTCGTTATGCTTCTTTCTTTGTTGAGTGTTTACCCAACTCGATCTGCTTTTGGTCTTTCTTGTATAGGTTCTCAAAGCAGTAGTTTGTTGCTTCGATGTAGCCTTCAACACTACCACAATCAAAACGTTGGCCTTTAAATTTATAAGCCAATACACAGCCCGCTTTTGCTTGTTTAAGCAATGCATCGGTAATTTGGATCTCGCCGCCTTTACCCGGTTCAGTCTGTTCGATCAGCTCAAAGATATCTGGAGTCAGAATATAGCGACCAATGATCGCTAGGTTGCTTGGTGCTGTACCTTGTTCAGGTTTCTCGACCATGTCATCGACACGGAAAAGATCGTCTTTGATCATCTCGCCAGAGATAACACCGTACTTGTGTGTTTCTTCGTCAGGTACTTCTTGTACTGCAACGATAGAGCAGCGGAACTGCTTGTATAGTGCAACCATTTGAGCCAGTACGCCTTGCTGCTCGTTCACACAAAGGTCATCGGCAAGCACAACTGCGAATGGTTCATCACCCACAAGCTCACGGCCCGTCAAGATTGCGTGACCTAAACCTTTCATCTCGCGTTGACGAATGTAAGTGAAGTTTGCTGCTTCAATCGTTTCACGGATATTAACGAGAAGGTCTTCTTTATTGGTACCGCTGATCTGATGCTCAAGCTCGTAGTTCTTATCGAAGTGATCCATGATTGAGTGCTTACCGCGGCCAGTAACAATACACATTCCGTCCATACCAGCTTCGATTGCTTCTTCTACGCCGTATTCAATCAGCGGCTTGTTCACAACTGGCATCATTTCTTTCGGCATTGACTTAGTTGCTGGTAAAAAACGTGTACCGTAGCCAGCTGCCGGGAAAAGGCACTTTTTGATCATGATAAGACCCTTTATCTATAATAATTATTGATTCAACCTGAGTGGTTGATATTTCTGAGGGCAACTCTAGCATAAGTTATGTCGAAAATTCAGCAACAATACCTATGGTTTATTAGAGCTTCCCTCAAAATTATCGTCAGTTTAAGAGGCGGATCAATTATGCAAGTAGGTTCTGGTTAGCCCAAGCGATGGCTTGGACTCTATTTTTAACCGCTAACTTACGGAATATTTGATAGAGGTGAGACTTGACCGTGAACTCACTAATGAACAAGTCATCGGCGATTTGTGTGTTGGATGAGCCGGATTGAAGGCAACGAATAACCTGAATCTCTCGAATAGTTAAGTCGACATTGGTTGGTGTTGTGTTGGTATTGACCATATTACGGTAGTAAAACAGCAGTTGATTGGTCACTTTTCTTGGTAGCCAGTTATCACCATCAATCACTTCTTGAAGGCCATGAGCTATCTTGTCTTTTTTATCGGTATTATAAAAGAGACCTTTTAATACACCGTAGGTTAGAAGCTCTGAAGTCGGCAGCTGTTGTGGAACATTGAATAAAATGATCTCATGGTTTTTCCACATCACGGTTAGGTTGGGACAGATAATAAGTAGTTGTGGTACCTCCCTATAGTCGACAAGCAGGATGCGGTTACTCTGCTTTCTGTCGACTAGCATTAAGTCGTCCGGAGTCATTTTGTAGAGAATGATGGATAAGTGTTTTTCTATCTCTTTTACATGTAGGTAAGTGTCACTCGGGTCGATGCACAGAAAGTGTAAAGTGCGAGCGTATCGAGATTTTCTCATTGAAACTCCGTGTTTAAGTTGGGTGAGATTTCACGTTGTCATGCACGCTTTGGCTTCTCTAGTGCAATAGTAGTGACTTGCGTTGAATATCAATTCCCAAAGTAAATGAGTGGTTTGTAAGTGGAGAAAAAAGCAACATCGCTCTGAATATCATGATTTGTTACGTTTTTATTCTTTGTGGTGGAGTGAGAATAGGAAGCGATTTATCACAGCAGAAAAGCATGCTATTCTTGTGCGCTAAAAATTTTCTGAGACTATGAATTTAGACGGAGCAAATCATGGCTAGCCGTGGAGTTAACAAAGTTATATTAGTGGGTAACCTAGGTAATGACCCAGAAATTCGTTACATGCCTAATGGCGGCGCGGTAGCGAACATTACCATTGCAACGTCAGAGTCATGGCGTGATAAAGCAACTGGCGAACAGCGTGAAAAAACAGAATGGCACCGTGTTGCTCTGTTTGGCAAGCTAGCTGAAGTTGCTGGTGAGTACCTACGTAAAGGTTCTCAAGTTTACATTGAAGGTCAACTTCAAACTCGTAAATGGCAAGATCAAAGCGGTCAAGATCGCTACACAACTGAAGTGGTTGTTCAAGGCTTCAATGGTGTAATGCAAATGCTTGGCGGCCGTGCTCAAGGTGGTATGGGTAACAACCAACAGCAAGGTGGTTGGGGTCAACCACAACAGCCACAACAGCCACAACAGCAGCAGCAACAATATAGTGCTCCTGCTCAACAGCAGAAAGCACCTCAACAACAAGCTCCTCAGCAGGCTCAACCTCAATATAATGAGCCACCGATGGATTTTGATGATGACATCCCATTTTAAGCCCTGTTTTTAATATATTATAAAGACAGTATTAAATTGGAAAAGCCGCGTTCATCGCGGCTTTTTGTTACCTAGAATTCTTAACGCTTTATTTACAACGTCAATTTATAGTATAAGTAGCAATACGGTATAATGTGAGTTGAAAAGGATTTCGTTATTCATGAGATATACCCCCACGCTAAAATTGAGCACCCGATTGGTCGCATTTGTCACGGTGATAGTTATCAGTGCGATGTTCATTCTTTTTATAGGTGGCACCCTTTCGTTCAAGCGCATCGGGCAGGAATATTTAGACCATTATTTGGTGGGAATAGTCGACGTTGTAGATAAAGAGATGGAAGATCCAGATGCTGCGTACTCAATGCAGCGTTGGATGCCTAAGATGTTGCAGGCTAGCAATATCGTTGAGATGAAACTCTCAAATAAGACGGGCATTGTTTACCGCTTCAAAGATACTTCTCCACAAATTGATCCGAATCGCCTCTATGAGAAAAGCTTCACGTTAGAGCGTAATGAAGGTTACCAAATCGAATTCAAAGCATTGCCTCCTTATATTGGTTACAACTACTCAATAGAAGCGATGTGGTCGATTACTTTAGCGGTTGCTTTGATCATCTTCTGTTTGGCTCGTGGTGTTCGATGGTTGAAAGAGCAATTAATGGGCTCTGAAATGTTGGAAGAGCGCGGAAGGATGATCCTTGCAGGGCAAGTTGAAGCGCATGCCAGAGGCGATGAGCGAGAGTGGCCCTTTACGGCAAGTGAAGCACTCGATGTGTTAATTGAAGAGCTGAAAGATGCACGCCAAGAGCGTAGCCGTTTTGATACCTTCATTCGTACTCATACTTTCTTAGATAAACTTACTGGTACAGCCAACCGAGTGCTATTCGATAACAAGCTTGAATCGGCACTGCATGAAAGTGGCGCTCGTGGTGGTGTGTTGTTAATTCGTATCGATGAGTGGGAACAAGTTCGTGATGCCAATGACAAGCAAGTGACCGACGGCTTTATTATTGAAGTCGGTGAAGTCTTATCGAATATCGTTCAGCGCTACCCTGATGTTATTTTCTCTCGTTATTACGAAGCCGACTTTGCGGTATTTATCCCGCATCAGGGAGCAAAAGATATTGCGACCTTGGCAGCTCAATGTTTAAGGCAGTTAGATAAGCTAACCCCACCGGAGCCATTAGAGTCGGATAACTGGTGCCATATCGGTGTGACCATGTATACCGAGGGTGAGCGTCATAGCCAGATTATGGATGAAACGGAAACCGCACTAAAGAGTGCCCAGTTGGAACGTATTAACAACTGGAGCCGTTATCCTAAACAGAATAAAAATGAGCTTGATAGAGGCAGCGTCCGTTGGAGAACATTACTCGATAAAGCCCTGCTTCCTGAAAATTTGGTAATCTTTGCTCAGCGGTGTTACCTTATGCCGGAATCTGGTCAAGCTAATGAATTACATAGAGAAATATTCACTAGAATTCAGGATCCTGACAAAGGTTTATTGAAATCGTCTCGATTTATGCCTGCGGTAGAGCAAGTGGGTTATCAAGCTCAAATGGACCAATCCGTGTTGAAGGTTTTGTTGAAATCTTTGAAAGAATCAACTCAATCGATTAACTACTCAGTGAACCTGAATGTCACTCCGTTTGCGAGTAAACAGCATTTTAAGTGGTTTAGGAGCGAGTTATTACAGCTCTCAGCTCAACATCGATCTCAGCTGGCTTTTGAATTTCCAGAAGGTCACCTTATTGCTCATCTTGATTATATGAGACCGGTGGCAAAGATGCTGCGAGGATTAGGGTGTAAAGTCATTGTTGGCCAAGCTGGGCGAACCATAGTTAGCACGCACTACATAAAGGATTTGAAGGTTAATTATATTAAGCTTCATCGGAGCTTAATTAAGAAAATCGATCAAAGGCATGAGAACCAGCTGTTTGTCCGAAGTTTAATAGGGGCATGCGGTGATTCTCCAACCCAAGTTATCGCGGTTGGGGTCGAGACAAAACAAGAAAAGAATACCTTGATAGAGTTAGGCATTAACGGCTATCAAGGGAGATATTTCGACGAAGAGCAACAAATTATTCCTTTGCCTCACCAAGGTGAAAAGACAGTGAAAGCTGAATCTGTTGTTAAAGTTGGTCGAAGAAATCGATGGCGTAAGAGTAGTAGTTAAGCATGAATTTTAAAGCGATTTTAGACAAGATAAAGCCAACGAATAATAAAGGCAGCTCGCAAGTTGTTATGTTGGGCAATGATACTGTTTATATTTCATCGACAGAGCAAGAATCTCAAGTCACTAACATCCCCGTAGTAAATGGGGACTGGGAAAGTGCACTAAAAAAATCGCTTAACAGTGAGGCTTTTACCAGCAGTAGCCTTCAATTGATAGTCTGTGCTAACTATTACCAAACTTACCAAATTGATAAACCGGACATTCCAGAGAGTGAGTGGTCGGTTGCCTTGCCTTTTTTATTGAAAGATCTTGTCGCTGAAAGAGTGACTGAGATTACGGCAAGTGCGGTCGCACTGCCGACATCAAACAAACTGCAAGTGTATGTTTTACCTAAAAAACTGTTAGATAAGCTTTTAAACATTACTAACTCAGCGCAAGTAGAGCTTAAAGGTATTGCTCCTGAAGATGAAATCTGGGGCTATAGTGCCGGCGAACTCTCTAATTTCATACTTCTACAACGCAGCTCAAATTCACACTTTAAGTTGGGTGCGTTTGTTGAGAATACAGTTTGCTTCCAAAGAACGATTCGCAGTGTGGTTCCACCTTTAACGGGTGTTGCATCCAGCGCACTGCAGTTAGATGGCCTTGCTTTAGAACTCCAGCGTTCGATTGACTACCTTTCTTCTCAAATCAAAGGCACTCAACTTCATCAGCTAAAAATCTGTTGTGATGAAGAGGATGAGGCAGAACTACAAAGTGCGTTAAACAATACACTGAGCTCAACGGTTTCTTTACTGGTTGAAGGTGAGCGCGAAAACTCTGAAAGTTTGTTGGTTAAGCTCGCTGCTGAAAAAGATGCGTTTAACGTCAATCTTTACCCTGAACACCTCAAGCCGAAAAAAGAATATTTCACATTAACGAATGTGGTCGCGAGTTGGGGACTTGTCTGTGCCCTGCTTATTGGCGGTTACTTTGTGATGCAATACCAAATATCGAATTTGGACGAAGAACTAACAGCTTTGCAACATGACTCCAATCAAGTTAACAAGCAAGTTAACCAGTTGAAGAGTAAGTTAACTGAGCATAAACCGTCTCCGGAGAAAGTCGCCGCCGTTGCCCGTCTCAAACGTGAGATACAAGCAAAAAAAGAGGCGTTAAAGGCCGTTGGGCAATACGACGAATCCCAGCAAGTCGGGTATTCTGGCGTCATGAATTCCCTAGCTACATTAGGCCGAAATGACATCTCTCTTTCGCACATCTATATGACTCACGATACTTTAGATCTTAGTGGTTTAGCTCGTAACGCTAATGTCGTTCCAAACTGGATTGGTCAGTTTAAAAATGAACTTAATTTGGTCGGCCGCACCTTCGAAAAACTTAAAATAGGTCGCAATGATCAAGATGTGGTGACGTTCGAGTTAAGTACTCGCAGGGAGAGTAAATAATGCAGCAGTGGAACCAGCTGAGCGATAAATTTCTTGCATTAAGCCAAAGAGAAAAATGGCTACTTTTCGTGTGTGGCTTTGTCGGTTTATCGATGCTTGTATTCACCTTATTGGTTGAACCTGCATATCTCGATTTACAAGCGAAAAACGCTAAATCGATGAGCCTGATGCAGTCAAACCAAAGGCAACAAGGTGAGCTACTTGTTCTTCAAGCAAAGTTGAACAAAGACCCAGACAAAGAAATTAATATCGAGTACAAAAAGCTATTAGTAGAAAGCCAAGACCTTTCGCTTCAACTGTCAGAGATTGTCGATGGACTGATCTCGCCTTCTCAAATGTCACAGTTATTGGAAAGTGTTCTCAATGCGGGCCATGGACTTAAGCTGGAATCCTTGGAATCACTAAAACCAGAAGCGATTTCAAATAACAAAGAGACTAGCGAGTACTCAGGCTACTTTCTTCACCCTGTGAGAATGGAACTAACAGGCAGCTATTTTGATATTTCAGCTTACCTTCAAGCCCTTGAGTCTCTTCCTGTGAGTTATTACTGGCGCACATTTGAGTATTCAGTAGAAGAATATCCTAAAGCTCGACTTGTGTTCGAGGTTTACACACTTGGTACCAGACAGGAGTTTATCGGTGGCTAGAACTCTATTGTTGTCCTTGCTGTTTAGTAGTTCCCTTGTGTGGGCTGAGCAAGATCCAACGGCGCCATTAGGTTGGCTTTCACCTCAACAAAAAACAGCGCCAGCTAAAAAGGCGCCAGTTCAATATCGCTTACCGTCTCTAGAGAGCATTGTTTGCAAGGGGGATACACCTTGTTATGCGATTATGAATGGTCAGATTCTCGGTCAAGGGGAAACGATCAGAGGGTACCGAGTTAAGAACATAGATCCAGAATACGTCACTCTGCAGAGAAGCTCTAAGCAGTGGAAATTAGAGATGTTCTCTTTAGATGTTAAGAATAATTAAGGTTAGAGTGAAGACATGCGTAAACTTGTAGTAGCAATCCTAGTGTCATCTTTAGTCGGCTGTTCGATGGGACATCGCGATCCCGTTGAAATAAAAGAGTCTTTAAACGAATCAATCAATGAAGCTAACAGTAAAGCGCTTCATGAGCTTCCTTCATCCGTACAAGATGATCTTATGCCTCAACTCGATTCGGATTCAGTATCGCCAGGAATGGAAACGGTTAAGCGTTTTCGCATTCAGGCTAAAGGTGTTGAAGCGAGAACCTTCTTTGCTAGCTTGGTGAAAGGTACAGAATACAGCGCCGCTATTCACCCAAGCGTGTCTGGAAACCTTACGCTTAATCTAACCGATGTAACGTTAGATGAAGTGCTGGCTGTTGCTCAAGACATGTATGGCTACGATATCGAAAAGCGTGGCAAGGTGATTCAGGTTTACCCAGCAGGCCTTCGCACAGTAACGATCCCTGTCGATTACCTACAAGTTAAGCGTTCTGGTCGTTCATTGACGACGATCACTACAGGCACGATCTCTAATTCGGACAACAGTTCGTCGAGCTCTTCAAGCTCAGACTCTAACTCGTCGAATTCATCAAACTCTTCTAATACATCAAACTCGACATCGAATGGTGGCACAGAGATTGAAACCACATCTGAAAGTGATTTTTGGCCACAGCTTGAAGCGGCAGTTGCTCACTTAATTGGTTCGGGTGATGGGCAAAGTGTCGTGGTTACCCCGCAAGCGAGTGTGATTACCGTTCGTGCTTACCCTGATGAAATCCGTGAGGTTCGTGAGTTCCTAGGTATTTCTCAGAAACGTCTGCAACGCCAAGTTATCTTGGAAGCCAAAATCATGGAAGTCACCCTGAGTGATGGTTACCAGCAAGGTATTAGCTGGTCGAGTTTATCGAAGTCGATTGGTAGTGGTGGCGTTGTTATTGACCGACCAGGTGGAACATTGCCTCCATTAGATGCAATCAGCTCTTTGTTAGGTGGACAAACCAACGTAACGATTTCAGACGGTAGCTTTGAAGCGGTATTAAGCTTTATGGATACTCAAGGTGATCTCAATGTTCTTTCTAGCCCACGCGTAACGGCTGCAAACAACCAGAAAGCGGTGATCAAAGTTGGTACAGACGAATACTACGTGACGGACTTATCAAGCGCGGTGGGTAGTGGTGACAATGCTAATGTTGCGCCGGAGGTTGAGTTAACGCCGTTCTTCTCTGGTATCTCTTTAGATGTGACCCCTCAGATAGACGATAAAGGCAGCGTGTTCCTACATGTTCACCCTGCTGTTATTGAAGTAGAGGAAGAAGTGAAAGAGCTAAACCTAGGCTCAACAACAGGCATAGTGCAACTTCCTTTGGCGAAAAGCTCTATTCGTGAATCTGACTCAGTGATTCGAGCTCGAGACGGAGATGTGGTCGTTATTGGTGGTTTGATGAAATCCAACACCAGTGATGTGACGTCTAAAGTCCCATTCCTCGGTGACATCCCAGCATTAGGTCATTTATTCCGTAACACCAATCAGTTGACTCAAAAAACTGAGCTCGTGATCTTGCTTAAACCAACGATCGTGGGTGTGAATACTTGGCAAAATGA
Coding sequences:
- the uvrA gene encoding excinuclease ABC subunit UvrA, coding for MDKIEIRGARTHNLKDVNLTIPRDKLTVITGLSGSGKSSLAFDTLYAEGQRRYVESLSAYARQFLSLMEKPDVDHIEGLSPAISIEQKSTSHNPRSTVGTITEVYDYLRLLYARVGEPRCPDHNIPLAAQTISQMVDKVLELPAGSKMMLLAPIVKERKGEHVKTLENLAAQGFIRARIDGETCDLSDPPALELHKKHTIEVVVDRFKVRPDLQQRLAESFETTLELSGGIAVVGWMDETDQEEIVFSANFACPKCGYSMQELEPRLFSFNNPAGACGTCDGLGVQQYFDPSRVILDENLSIAEGAIKGWDQKNYYYFQMLTSLSEHYGFDLFAPFNSLPKKTQEIILKGSGRTEVEFKYINDRGDIRVKRHPFEGILNTLERRYRDTESSSVREDLAKYISTKSCSSCDGTRLRLEARNVFIGDTTLPEIVELSIADALQFFQELKLDGQRGQIADKVMKEINDRLHFLVNVGLNYLNLSRSAETLSGGEAQRIRLASQIGAGLVGVMYVLDEPSIGLHQRDNERLLQTLVHLRDLGNTVLVVEHDEDAIRCADHVIDIGPGAGVHGGHVVAEGTMQDIIDNPNSLTGQYLSGVKEIEVPKQRTPIDKKKVVEIVGATGNNLKNVTATIPVGLFSCITGVSGSGKSTLINDTFFKVAHTQLNGATTAVPAKHKKIKGLEHFDKVIDIDQSPIGRTPRSNPATYTGIFTPIRELFAGTQESRSRGYKAGRFSFNVRGGRCEACQGDGVIKVEMHFLPDVYVPCDVCKGKRYNRETLEVRYKGKTIDEVLEMTVEDAREFFNPVPVIARKLQTLMDVGLSYIRLGQAATTLSGGEAQRVKLARELSKRDTGKTLYILDEPTTGLHFHDIQQLLTVLHRLRDHGNTVVVIEHNLDVVKTADWILDLGPEGGQGGGEIVAEGTPEDVALVEGSHTARFLKPMLNLN
- a CDS encoding PglL family O-oligosaccharyltransferase codes for the protein MATIHTSGTQLENQITQLPLNKAFLASLAVVFLLAMHFFMPNPGGSGLALSFNPTTWLALSFTLAIGFYQLATNRVLKYSKLTIGLLISCVILTLPILYSNASPEGASGRLLGLWAGFALFVVLQQFKFSNKHKQRMLWFIVLAVVIQALFGYMQYFVLEPGNLFGYNTAANRPYGIFQQPNVMASFLATGFVISAYLLARQPAKYNHKISESFLLYLTPTLTVPLLIIIASRTGWLAALIGFVCILPYLYKFSTKKRFYGWCTSVVVGIVVAFTVINLSTTDSIASKKANLESPRAYTFPQTLDMLVEKPFTGYGYGKFESEYTLYTARQHQLNSNYHPGLPSMDHPHNEFLFWGVEGGIVPIIGILIAAVLVMSRIASSAKGTRLALLALFIPILLHSQLEYPFYHSAIHWITFIILIYWVDQRASRHYQQPFSIISKTLFRVSSLVLPILVSFYMLSALHTNYVLTKFELSKPKNPDILKQVTNPVVWKDRYDWDIYSTYLNIGLYKPDPSLIQPYIDWSLEIIKSKPRPAFYSNLILAYQGLGEESKAEQIRSEAKFLFPNRDFSKVQYKKISQAENNVSSAE
- a CDS encoding single-stranded DNA-binding protein; amino-acid sequence: MASRGVNKVILVGNLGNDPEIRYMPNGGAVANITIATSESWRDKATGEQREKTEWHRVALFGKLAEVAGEYLRKGSQVYIEGQLQTRKWQDQSGQDRYTTEVVVQGFNGVMQMLGGRAQGGMGNNQQQGGWGQPQQPQQPQQQQQQYSAPAQQQKAPQQQAPQQAQPQYNEPPMDFDDDIPF
- a CDS encoding LuxR C-terminal-related transcriptional regulator, translating into MRKSRYARTLHFLCIDPSDTYLHVKEIEKHLSIILYKMTPDDLMLVDRKQSNRILLVDYREVPQLLIICPNLTVMWKNHEIILFNVPQQLPTSELLTYGVLKGLFYNTDKKDKIAHGLQEVIDGDNWLPRKVTNQLLFYYRNMVNTNTTPTNVDLTIREIQVIRCLQSGSSNTQIADDLFISEFTVKSHLYQIFRKLAVKNRVQAIAWANQNLLA
- the galU gene encoding UTP--glucose-1-phosphate uridylyltransferase GalU encodes the protein MIKKCLFPAAGYGTRFLPATKSMPKEMMPVVNKPLIEYGVEEAIEAGMDGMCIVTGRGKHSIMDHFDKNYELEHQISGTNKEDLLVNIRETIEAANFTYIRQREMKGLGHAILTGRELVGDEPFAVVLADDLCVNEQQGVLAQMVALYKQFRCSIVAVQEVPDEETHKYGVISGEMIKDDLFRVDDMVEKPEQGTAPSNLAIIGRYILTPDIFELIEQTEPGKGGEIQITDALLKQAKAGCVLAYKFKGQRFDCGSVEGYIEATNYCFENLYKKDQKQIELGKHSTKKEA